The following are encoded together in the Pan troglodytes isolate AG18354 chromosome 6, NHGRI_mPanTro3-v2.0_pri, whole genome shotgun sequence genome:
- the SUMF2 gene encoding inactive C-alpha-formylglycine-generating enzyme 2 isoform X12 codes for MLSPPRTTTGSMTSWGTCGSGQHHRTRLLSRTCASSGGHPGSTQLMALPITRPGSPPGWATLQIQPQTTSVSAVLQMQAGRQGSCKQPGGDKEKSLLGSLSFPGHVANSTIPSSRASASGKNFPFPVSHPSVAGASHQGRRGLSLLCFGEGAQCVLTMTGGQVFLLEAKYY; via the exons ATGCTTTCCCCGCCCAGAACAACTACG GGCTCTATGACCTCCTGGGGAACGTGTGGGAGTGGACAGCATCACCGTACCAGGCTGCTGAGCAGGACATGCGCGTCCTCCGGGGGGCATCCTGGATCGACACAGCTGATGGCTCTGCCAATCACCAGGCCCGGGTCACCACCAG GATGGGCAACACTCCAGATTCAGCCTCAGACAACCTCGGTTTCCGCTGTGCTGCAGATGCAGGCCGGCCGCCAGGGGAGCTGTAAGCAGCCGGGTGGTGACAAGGAGAAAAGCCTTCTAGGGTCACTGTCATTCCCTGGCCATGTTGCAAACAGCACAATTCCAAGCTCGAGAGCTTCAGCCTCAGGAAAGAACTTCCCCTTCCCTGTCTCCCATCCCTCTGTGGCAGGCGCCTCTCACCAGGGCAGgagaggactcagcctcctgtgttTTGGAGAAGGGGCCCAATGTGTGTTGACGATGACTGGGGGCCAGGTGTTTCTGTTAGAGGCCAAGTATTATTGA